The region TTTTTGTGAAATTATATTAGACAAGAAGAGCTACAGAAGAACGTTTCTTGCAGAATTTTGCAGCAAAAACGACGTCAACTAAACGACCATGCCGTCTGTCTTTACGCAGGATCTTCGGCTATTTGGGCTTTACTTAGGTTTATATCAAAAGCCCATTCATCCTACAAAGCTAGTTTAGAAAAACTttaataatcaatttaattctaaaaattatgtttttaatatttaattattttaaattggtttgatatttaaaacatattcaacttaaattatccaaaataaaaataaaaattattgaatttttccGATTAATCACATTcatttatagaaatttatttttttcattaaattaattagatttttattattttcgaTTATTACTCatgaatatatattaatatttttaaaatgtttataaattactttcagggtattatatatttgaaattccTCACATATTACTATATTAGTGTATGTCTTTTTTAATGtagatatttttttctttatctttctATTCCTCTCCCAACAACtctattttttaatcaaaaaaaaactctatttaatttttttattttaataattcaatcATCTTTCAACCTTCTTAGTCTTAGATCTCTAATTCAAACCATATAATAACATCAACATAAAATAtaactattaaaattataagttGAAATTAATACATAccgaagattttttttttggtacaaggCAAAGAGACAAAACCTAAAGGAAATGAAAACTAAACATAGCGATCATCTGCCACATCATGTAAATCATGTATTAACCAATAACTTAAGCTTGCCAGAAGACTCTCATGAGAGACGAACCCTATCAAACTCTCTTCCTTCAAAGCCGCGAGGTGATCGGCCGCATATTAAAGACCTTGATTAAAAGAAACACCAGTAGAACCCAGCCATACATCACCTTGTATCAGCTCTCCCACAGTAAATTTCAAAGCCTCATTAGGAACAGTAATAACATGAAAACCCTCCCATTTCACTCTCCCGCTCGTATCCGAACCCGGCCCTCTATTCGCATACTCCCCATAATACAAACTCCTCACCGCAAAATCCCCATTCCACTTCGCCCAACCAGCCGGATCAACATGCTTATCAATGTACGACTCCATCACCACAGTCCTCGAATATTCTCGCCACGGCCGACCAAGAAACGTGGAGTACAAGTTACCTACTAGTTCTAAATCAGGGCTAGGAATTATTTTACAGTCTTGAATGGAAGTTCCCGTGTTTTGATTCGGGTCTGATCTGCCTTGTGCAGTGATCATGTTCTTTTGGTTTGGGAGCGGTTTCTTAGCGATGATTTTGCATTTTTGGAATACGACTGCTGCGTCACCGAAGATGAAATCGACTGTTCCGAGTATGGAACAGTCTCTGTAGAATTGTCTGTAGCTGTGTGTGTAGAGTGAGTCTTGGTATGCGTCGATTTGGCATCGGTTTACGACGGATCGATCTGCGCTGACTCGGAGGGCTACGGCTTGGTGCTTTTCGGGTCCTGCTGTGTTCTGGATACAAATGTCTTGTAGTATGAATCCATCTCCTGCAACAGCTGCCTTGTGGAAATACAACTTTAGGAAGAGAAGTCTCGAGAATATCAAGTTCGAGCTCAATACGACTCTAATTTGAGACTCGAAACTCATTTGAACttgattgaattttattttacaagTTCAAACTCAAGTTCGATAGGATAATTGAAAATGCTTAGACTCGTAAACCTATCGAGCTGTGTATCTTGATATTTAAATTCGACTAGGAATTTGACTCGAATAATTTGAATTCAAGCTTGACTTGATCAATATTTGATCTCAATAGTTTTAAGTCAATTTTGGATAACTCTTGAGTTGTCTCAAATTGATTATACAGTGTGCAACAATTAAAACAGAGAGTTACAAACCTTATTGGTATTGAACTTCtattatatatttcattttgatactaaaattttaagttttatatcaagttaaaaaaaaattaaaacatttaaataaaaataaattaatgtgaCAATCAACAtagtatgtttttaaaatatactgtTATATAATGCACCATTTCAAATAAAGACTGATATAGCGACTCATGTGACAGTATTCCGATTGTTATATTACATGGAAAAGTCCAACCAATTGAAATGAAGACATTCAATCAAATTTGAGAAATGgctataattaaaaattcaaaaatgtaaaattaactaaaattgatgtttttaaaaGGTTTGTTAGAATTGATCCCCCGCGCGCCCGTAATgttcgattttttttaatcatttggccaACTAAAATACAGAGTAGGATTTTGATTACCAAGTGCGGCAGATTTGAAGGTTGTTGATCCATCAGCAGCATTACGGCTACCAGTAATGATAGTCTTATTCATACCATCACCAACAATCATcaaatttttcttcttctttccaaCTTCCACATTCTCCTTATAAATCCCCTTTTTAACATGTATCACATACCTACTTTTACTCCTGTCCGGAGCTGAACCAACGGCTTCTCGAACTGTTCTATAGTCTCCACTCCCATCCTGTGCCACTACAACATCAGCCTTAACCTTATGCCCCGCCCAGCTTTCCAAAATTTTCCGATCCTTAATATTCGCCAACGCCCACTGCGGAAATCTCCCGTTAAGCGGCTGCAGAAAACGCTTATCGGAATTCGCAAGACAAGCAAGTACTGCTAGAGATTTTCTTGTTTTAGATATCAAGTCTTGGATTAAGTTCTTGATGGAGTCCTGGCTTGTATGTTCAATCCCTTCAAAGCATGTTATGTGGTTAGTTAGTATACCACTAAGCCAAGTATGCACATTGTTAGCAGAATCAGAAACTGAGCTCCAGTTGGCTAAATCCATTAGTGTATCTTTCACTTTGTCGATCGATAAGTCCATAAGCTCCAGACAATCATCTAGGGCGGCTTTCTCCTTGTAATCATATGTCCGGCGGATCATATAACCGGCAGATTCGACTGCCATTTTCATTTGCGGGAGAGATTTTACCAAGAAAGTTTTTACTAGGCTGATACTATTTGATTCATCTGCTCTATCACATACATGCTCATGATTACTTGTGTAAGTTACGGAATGGGGAGCGAGAAATAGAGTTAAGAATATAATTGTTGCTAGAGAGATGACAAAGATAAAGATTTTGGAGATGAAATTGGTATGTAAGTTGCAGGAAGGCATGATCAAGTATGTAATTTGCTGCAACTTCTCTGCAACTATGGTTATGTTATGTGCATAGTAATGTGCCTGATTAATAAATTAGGAGCACTTGAAGCATGACCAAAAAATTTGTCTTAATTTACTGCTAAATTCACTAtttatggttagattatattataggAAAAATAGGTGATGTTATATTTAATACTTACTAATAAAAGTTGCATTTCGCccctttaatttgaaaaaaaaaagtttaattttgtaatttttgacaaaaacacCATAAGAAATTCAATATGAACAAACTATAAACTTTCTTTTTTCCATAACCAcaaaccttttatttttctaaaccacagaacttgaattttttttaattcagaaatttgaactctttttatctttttatcacCATTTTGGCCAATGATTTCGACAAATTGCCAATATATCATTTGGCCTACCGGAGAAGGGCATGGCACATAAATACAAGACAACAGATAATGAGGTAAAGAGTCCAAAAGAGCAACTAGCCATGGAAGTAGAAAGATGAACACTGATGTTTTTTTGTGTCTCTTACTAGCAAAGGTTCAAACCAAACTTGAGATACCAAACACTATGAACCAACAAAACTTAAACATTGCTCAAATCCAACCATCCAAACACATTTCTACAGCCAAACTCATCCCTACGTTCTATTATTATCTGTCTGATATCTCTTCATTTTTATGTATTTGGTCCTCCTCCTCCTGCCGCTGCTATTGCTACCGCTCAAGCTTCAGCAATCTCGCCGGATTCGGCTGCGGCTAGCATCAACTCTGGGTGAAGGGTGAAGTTTGCCTCAAGAGCATTGGGCAGCCCCAGTGCCTTCAAGGCAAGGTGAGCTGCCTTCTGCCCTGATATCATCATGGCTCCGAATGTTGGTCCCTGCATCACCATACAATCATTCAAATCCACATACCAAACATTATAATCTATCATCACATAAACAACTTAAAAAGTAGGGAAGCACGGCCATTGAAATAACAGCGGCCAGATGTTCATGATTCAGGCATTGAACTAGTAGCTCAATGATCACGACCtttgaaatatttattaaattctgCTAGTCCTATGTAAATTCAACAGCTAACAGAGAAATGGGAATTCTCAACAAAGAGGGAACTGAACGGAAACTTACCATTCTTGGGGCACCATCAATCTCAGCAACTTCCATGCCGGTAACAATCATTCCAGGGACAACCTCTCTAGTAAGCCTAACAATGGCGTCTTCAGCAGTGTTCATGTCCAAGGCTTTCATTCCAGGAACAGTGTCAATCATGCCGATGCTCTTAAGCCTCTTGACACCGGTAGCACCAAAAGGTCCATCATGTCCACAAGAGCTAACAACTACCTTAGCTTCCATCACATTAGGGTCCATGCAAGATTGTGTGTCATGGTTCATTGAGACTAGAGCCCAGTTGGTAACAACACCACCAACTCTTCCTTCCTTCACTATCAAATCCTCAGCAGCTACAGCGTTAAATAGCTTAACGTTAGGTCGAGCCAGGAGTTTGCTCATGATTGTTGAGGTGAACAAGGCAGCGTGCTTGATAACAACATAGTTATCGGCTTCATCATACTCGATTTCGAGCTCATCAAGGAAGTGATGTGCTGGTTTCCTCACAATCTGAGGCAAACAAACAAGTAAATTTTCAGTTAAATGTACATTATATATTGCACGGAAATGAAAATGTTAACGGGAAACACTGAAACAAAAAACAACATTgagctattttttaaaatataaagttttggaGTTTCATAAGCTAAGTGTTTCAAAAGCGGAAATGACACTGAAATGCAGGATCAACGAGTTTTCAAAAAACGAAAAACAGAACATGGGACTCGCACAAATATTCGTGGAATAGActtaaaatcctcaaattataaCCATTAACAATTAGCTCAGTAATACAGGACTGTGCTTGTTCATATACACATGATATTTTTAGTGTCATCTAGCTACAAAATGGTTTTGCTAATGAAAACAACTTTTAACTGCATATATAGACCCACTGTTTGAACCTATGTTTACCAAAACTAGGGTCGTTTACTGGGCTACCAGGTGTCTgaattataacctaaccagatccaaacaaacaaattggaagagaaaaattaaaattcacatTCTTTAAACAGTCTATCAGAAAAAATTGCATAAAACAATTACAACAAAGGCTTAAACATAAGCTAGGTAACACACACACTGACAAGGACAGTGCAAAACGGTGTTATTATAAggtttttaatagaaaaaatgaaatttcatgtcTGAAATGTCAAACAAGACACATCTGTAAAATGAATGTCTGTGCTACCAAGAACATAACACATATTGTTCAAACtggaataaaaaataaataaaatacgtTTAAAAATGTCTTAAAACGTCCAACACTgagttaaaattctaaaaacaattaacaaaCAAATATAAGTAAGTTAATCTCTAACAAACAATTATGGCAGATAAAATTCCAAAAACAGGCAACATAACTTgcagaaaggaaaaaaaatgggCATAAATTCGtttccttttaaaaattaaagaacaaaaattaaagaacaGACTAGAATATTAATTACCATAGCAGAGAAAAGCTGACCACCGAGCCAAGCACCGCCACCAGGGCTAACAGACTGCTCAATAATAGCCACTTTAACATTAGGGTTCTTACTAAGCTCATAAGCACAGGTCAACCCAGCAGAGCCAGCCCCCACAACCACCACATCAGTATCCGCATAAGTAATCATATCAGTCATATACCTCCGAGTCATCTCCCTTGAAACAATCGATTCCTTGATCGGATCAAACTTGAAAGAATTCAAATTGTACGACGACGTAGAAGACGATCCCGACATGGAAACCGATAGCGAGCTGGATTTAGCGGGTTGCATGCGGATTGACGGTGTGGCGACTGGGGTGCCATAGAAGGCGGCGGTTGATTCGAATAGGGCGGCTTTTTGGGGTTTGGCTGAGAGAGATGAGAGGGTTGTTGCCATTGTTGCCATTTTTTGAGGTTTTTTTGGGTTTGAATTGCAGAGATTTGTTGAGGGGGAAGTGATGAGTGATGAGGATGAAGTGAGGAGTGGAGTGAAGTATTTATGGAGATAAGATAGTGGagagtttgattttaaatcaatgCAGCTTCTCCACCGTTGGATTAGCATGGTTTTTGGAGTTATCTTACGGTATAACGCCGTTAGACGCAGGAGAAAAGATTAGTATGATATTTTTTgagaaaatcataaaaataaccGAAACAttatagattaatttttttaaataatttgaaatttaaaaaaattatctttatttaaaaatttaatatatattgcagttactttaaaaatacatcgtgatttatatatatatatatatatattagatgaaactttagataaaataataaatttaattaaaatatatttttaaaaatttaagtcctaatttttaaaataatattataaaaatttataaaatatatctaataatatattatcatatatagAAACAACTGATAATGATTGTTGAAGTTGCATTACCATAATTGGGTAGATGCTTATTATGTAAGGGTGCGCACTATGTTATTGAACCCGAAATAAATGACCGaactaaattgattttaatttagtttggcttttgattaatatagtttgattttttcaaaaaaaaagttggttgattcggttcgatttgattttttaacatGAAATTTTCGAATTAATCGGAGCGACCgaattgtatatttatatagatatactgttatttttgtaattgtttgaaacaaataaaatatttatttattttttataagatttaaATACTAATTTCCCCTGAAATtatacattaattattaattattactaaaattatagtttttttattcttttttaataattaattttaataaaatttaattatttcggTTAACCGACTACATACGCCCTCAATATTGGTAATTAGAAAATCTGTCATTGACAGTAGAGTAACAGTTAGATTTAGTAAATCCACCCGTAAAATAGTGCTGTTCTTTCTCATTTAATAACTACCGGGCACAGACGGACGTTAGTGAGAAGAGTCAGATGGAAAGAAAAGTAATGAAATCCAAGGGCTGAAAAGAAGAGAGCAGATAAGCTAAGTAAGTTGTGGGAGCAGAGTAACAAAACTGCAGGGAGAAAATATCAAGCAGAACAGGTGGTAAAGAGATAGGATTCCAAGGGTGTGGAATTAATGCAGCCATGCAACTGCAAGTGGCTTCCATGCTCGTACTCTCTCTCTATTCtttcagtttttttaatttttcaatcattttttattttgcataaaaaatcattttttttattttattttgtttgctATTGTATTGATTTGTATTGTGGGGCATAATcccttctttttaaaattttaatcattttattttatttgcaatTGTAATGTGGACCCAATCCCTTCGTTTCAAATTACATCATAATTTCCATTTTCAGCCACC is a window of Mercurialis annua linkage group LG2, ddMerAnnu1.2, whole genome shotgun sequence DNA encoding:
- the LOC126670687 gene encoding thiamine thiazole synthase 2, chloroplastic, whose product is MATMATTLSSLSAKPQKAALFESTAAFYGTPVATPSIRMQPAKSSSLSVSMSGSSSTSSYNLNSFKFDPIKESIVSREMTRRYMTDMITYADTDVVVVGAGSAGLTCAYELSKNPNVKVAIIEQSVSPGGGAWLGGQLFSAMIVRKPAHHFLDELEIEYDEADNYVVIKHAALFTSTIMSKLLARPNVKLFNAVAAEDLIVKEGRVGGVVTNWALVSMNHDTQSCMDPNVMEAKVVVSSCGHDGPFGATGVKRLKSIGMIDTVPGMKALDMNTAEDAIVRLTREVVPGMIVTGMEVAEIDGAPRMGPTFGAMMISGQKAAHLALKALGLPNALEANFTLHPELMLAAAESGEIAEA
- the LOC126670686 gene encoding pectinesterase-like, with amino-acid sequence MPSCNLHTNFISKIFIFVISLATIIFLTLFLAPHSVTYTSNHEHVCDRADESNSISLVKTFLVKSLPQMKMAVESAGYMIRRTYDYKEKAALDDCLELMDLSIDKVKDTLMDLANWSSVSDSANNVHTWLSGILTNHITCFEGIEHTSQDSIKNLIQDLISKTRKSLAVLACLANSDKRFLQPLNGRFPQWALANIKDRKILESWAGHKVKADVVVAQDGSGDYRTVREAVGSAPDRSKSRYVIHVKKGIYKENVEVGKKKKNLMIVGDGMNKTIITGSRNAADGSTTFKSAALAVAGDGFILQDICIQNTAGPEKHQAVALRVSADRSVVNRCQIDAYQDSLYTHSYRQFYRDCSILGTVDFIFGDAAVVFQKCKIIAKKPLPNQKNMITAQGRSDPNQNTGTSIQDCKIIPSPDLELVGNLYSTFLGRPWREYSRTVVMESYIDKHVDPAGWAKWNGDFAVRSLYYGEYANRGPGSDTSGRVKWEGFHVITVPNEALKFTVGELIQGDVWLGSTGVSFNQGL